A DNA window from Alicyclobacillus vulcanalis contains the following coding sequences:
- a CDS encoding LCP family protein — MKRDGRRLAWLTVIAAAVGAWQVASHLDKLHVHARGPRPSAPPSTGWTATDTGTSRLKGRETILVLGSDKRPDEPRGNADVLVVASLDDSHRRIELLSIPRDTQVAFPDGRYHKINEALASGGPEETCMLVERLIGLPIDHYAIVRFDALVHMVDDVGGLDIDVPRNMEYRTGDKVYGVIHLRKGRHHLNGEQALQFVRYRHDALGDIGRTERQQAFLTALKDQLLRPQTLPRLPALAVDAWKMIDTDMSLGEMTRLAAHAPQYRTYQTLHTTLPGSFHDPDPSVPGDLSYWVVNPVEARYVAKRFFSDGEVPARIIQDPRDTKTWLPPDARAASQGAGAGTPR; from the coding sequence TTGAAGCGTGATGGTCGGCGTCTCGCGTGGCTTACTGTCATAGCGGCGGCAGTCGGCGCCTGGCAAGTCGCGTCGCACCTGGACAAGCTCCACGTCCACGCTCGTGGACCCCGTCCGTCGGCTCCGCCTTCGACCGGTTGGACGGCGACAGATACGGGCACGTCCCGGCTGAAGGGCCGCGAGACCATTCTCGTCCTCGGGAGCGACAAGCGACCGGACGAGCCGCGCGGGAACGCTGACGTCCTCGTCGTGGCGAGCCTCGATGACAGCCACCGCCGGATCGAACTGCTCTCGATTCCGCGCGATACGCAGGTTGCCTTTCCTGATGGACGGTACCACAAGATCAACGAAGCCCTCGCAAGCGGAGGTCCGGAGGAGACCTGCATGCTCGTCGAGCGGCTGATTGGCCTGCCCATCGACCACTACGCCATCGTGCGCTTCGACGCGCTTGTCCACATGGTGGACGACGTGGGGGGACTCGACATCGATGTGCCGCGCAACATGGAGTACCGCACCGGTGACAAAGTGTACGGGGTCATTCACCTTCGCAAGGGGAGGCACCACCTGAACGGAGAGCAGGCCCTTCAATTCGTCCGTTACCGCCACGACGCGCTGGGGGACATCGGCCGCACCGAACGGCAACAGGCGTTTCTGACGGCCCTCAAGGATCAGCTGCTCCGACCACAGACACTTCCGCGCCTGCCCGCGCTGGCGGTGGACGCATGGAAGATGATCGATACGGACATGTCGCTCGGTGAAATGACGCGTCTCGCGGCGCACGCGCCCCAGTACCGGACGTACCAGACCCTGCACACGACGCTTCCCGGTTCCTTTCACGATCCCGACCCCTCTGTGCCGGGCGATTTGAGCTACTGGGTGGTCAACCCCGTTGAAGCGCGGTACGTCGCCAAGCGGTTTTTCTCCGACGGAGAAGTACCCGCGAGAATCATCCAGGATCCCAGGGACACGAAGACATGGCTTCCGCCCGACGCGCGGGCGGCTTCACAAGGCGCTGGCGCAGGAACGCCGCGCTGA
- a CDS encoding TVP38/TMEM64 family protein codes for MAGFVKQLLTDWRTIAMILSGALVAVVVLYLDRNHRLSDWIQSWGFWGVVWAIVIMVIWCLTPIPSEGLLIIFLRVFGVVLGTTYAWIGSTISSILIFFIARHFTRILLERVQNHERFEQVNHWVREWGSLGLLLARLLPVPAFLVNYVAGMIPATSLWAYTWTAVVAMVPYYLGVALVYAGVFGNWIYILLGCIPLAALGVFAGLLRRRVGRNGHSK; via the coding sequence GTGGCGGGTTTTGTCAAGCAACTGCTCACGGATTGGCGCACCATTGCGATGATCCTCTCGGGTGCCCTCGTGGCCGTGGTGGTCCTGTATTTGGACCGCAACCATCGCCTGTCCGATTGGATCCAGTCGTGGGGATTTTGGGGCGTGGTCTGGGCCATCGTGATCATGGTGATCTGGTGCCTCACACCCATCCCGTCGGAAGGGCTGCTCATCATCTTCCTGCGCGTATTCGGGGTGGTCTTGGGAACGACGTACGCGTGGATTGGCTCGACCATCAGTTCCATTCTTATTTTTTTCATCGCCCGCCACTTTACGCGCATCTTGCTCGAGCGCGTGCAGAACCACGAGCGGTTCGAACAGGTCAACCATTGGGTGCGCGAGTGGGGAAGTCTTGGGTTGCTGTTGGCCCGTCTTCTCCCTGTGCCCGCGTTTCTCGTGAATTATGTCGCGGGTATGATTCCTGCCACCTCGCTCTGGGCGTATACGTGGACGGCCGTGGTGGCGATGGTGCCCTATTATCTCGGCGTCGCACTGGTGTATGCGGGCGTATTTGGCAATTGGATCTACATTCTGTTAGGGTGCATTCCACTCGCCGCCCTCGGGGTGTTCGCGGGCCTCTTGCGGCGCCGCGTCGGGCGCAACGGTCATTCAAAGTAA
- a CDS encoding MarR family winged helix-turn-helix transcriptional regulator: protein MNGDRLDIAQRLDTIIERFFRGMRSHFTEDKHGLTHTQAFVLRHLSLVPQAKSSDLARISGLSPGAITQVCDELVRLGFVERMRSSEDRRVVYVILTDRGRMHLRELTKDRAAKIAQLLDKLGEHDARKFLELLERLVSILDEQPCGSNSRPRQEGQA, encoded by the coding sequence TTGAACGGGGATCGCCTGGATATCGCACAGCGGCTCGACACGATCATCGAACGGTTTTTTCGCGGCATGCGTTCGCACTTCACGGAGGATAAGCATGGACTGACCCACACGCAGGCGTTCGTCCTGCGGCACCTGAGCCTGGTGCCGCAGGCGAAGTCGTCTGATTTGGCGCGAATCTCCGGCTTGAGCCCTGGTGCCATCACGCAGGTCTGTGATGAACTTGTCAGGCTGGGTTTCGTGGAGCGCATGCGCTCGAGCGAGGATCGGCGTGTGGTGTACGTCATCTTGACGGATCGCGGACGCATGCACCTTCGCGAATTGACGAAGGATCGGGCTGCGAAGATTGCGCAACTGCTGGACAAGCTCGGGGAACACGACGCGCGCAAATTCTTGGAGCTCTTGGAGCGGCTGGTGTCCATTCTGGATGAGCAACCGTGTGGATCGAATTCGCGTCCCAGACAGGAGGGTCAAGCATGA
- a CDS encoding DMT family transporter, translating to MNGWFLAAAIACEVFATSMLKWTNGFSRLWPSLAVIAGYALSFYALSHALRTIPVGVAYAIWSGVGTAAIAAIGAMAYRQPVTPTMLVGIGLIVAGVVILNLHRPLH from the coding sequence GTGAACGGTTGGTTTTTGGCAGCAGCCATTGCATGTGAGGTCTTCGCGACCTCCATGTTGAAATGGACGAACGGATTCTCGAGGCTCTGGCCCTCGCTGGCCGTCATCGCCGGGTATGCGCTATCCTTCTACGCCCTCTCTCACGCGCTGCGCACCATCCCCGTGGGCGTCGCTTATGCCATCTGGTCGGGCGTCGGCACCGCGGCCATCGCCGCTATCGGCGCGATGGCCTACCGGCAGCCCGTCACGCCCACCATGCTGGTGGGCATCGGGCTCATCGTGGCGGGCGTCGTCATTTTAAATCTCCATCGCCCGCTCCACTGA
- a CDS encoding NAD(P)-dependent oxidoreductase, with amino-acid sequence MTVGWMGLGLMGERMVKRVATLGEDVIAYNRTPKRMENLPAHVRIAGDPREVAAAARVTFLMLADASAVESVLFASGALDAMKQGSIVVNMSTVGVDESIRIAERVEARGVGYVESPVLGTTKPAEEGKLVALVAGAEPHVETVLPYLNTMAHVIHRLGNVGNGSAMKLMVNYLLAMSMLTLGEALAFADRAGFDVHTALDVLSTSSVWPGVYAGKRAMIEAGDFDPQFPVKHLSKDVRLFTDISGHWRARTPIAGLARDLLRRAAQGPFAELDMAALTAWFRDDGRGPSEGR; translated from the coding sequence ATGACGGTCGGTTGGATGGGTCTTGGCCTGATGGGTGAGCGCATGGTGAAGCGCGTCGCGACGTTGGGCGAGGACGTGATCGCCTACAACCGCACGCCCAAGCGCATGGAGAATCTGCCTGCCCACGTGCGCATCGCGGGCGATCCGCGCGAGGTCGCGGCGGCGGCGCGGGTGACGTTCCTGATGCTGGCGGATGCGAGCGCGGTGGAGTCGGTCCTGTTTGCGTCCGGTGCACTGGACGCCATGAAGCAGGGGTCCATCGTCGTCAACATGAGTACCGTCGGAGTCGATGAGTCGATTCGCATCGCTGAGCGCGTGGAAGCGCGCGGCGTCGGCTACGTCGAGTCGCCCGTCTTGGGGACGACGAAGCCGGCCGAGGAGGGCAAACTCGTGGCTCTCGTGGCGGGCGCCGAACCTCACGTCGAAACGGTGCTGCCGTATCTGAACACGATGGCACACGTCATCCACCGGCTGGGCAACGTTGGAAATGGCAGCGCGATGAAACTGATGGTCAATTATCTGTTGGCCATGTCCATGCTGACGTTGGGGGAAGCGCTCGCCTTCGCGGACCGGGCCGGCTTTGACGTGCACACAGCGTTGGACGTGCTCTCGACGAGCTCCGTTTGGCCTGGGGTGTATGCCGGCAAGCGCGCCATGATTGAAGCAGGGGATTTTGACCCGCAATTTCCGGTGAAACACTTGTCGAAGGACGTCCGTCTTTTCACCGACATCAGCGGACATTGGCGGGCGCGCACGCCGATCGCGGGCCTCGCTCGGGATTTGTTGCGCCGCGCGGCGCAAGGGCCGTTTGCCGAGCTGGATATGGCCGCGCTCACCGCATGGTTCCGGGATGACGGGCGGGGCCCTTCCGAAGGCCGGTAG
- a CDS encoding DUF72 domain-containing protein: protein MIRVGTCAFHDHDHFYPRTWPRSFRLAYYASYFDLVEIDSTFYGIVGAHVWERWVAQVSATFTFHVKAPGALTMHVRGLSREERRAMGRAFLEGLRPAVERGQLGVILLQFPPWFGATPKHRMTVERVVDFLQPHRVAVEFRERSWYATEERTDQTLAWLQSMGAVHVICDEPDAGQASVPYIPRATSADLAILRMHGRNKDTWNLKGLSSSKERFAYRYTVDELRELEPDVRALDQVVREVHILMNNNSNNDAVVNALDWMDILQLARRSRPPLEHGEQLPLWRDETDGGLS, encoded by the coding sequence ATGATACGCGTAGGAACGTGCGCCTTTCACGATCACGACCACTTCTATCCGCGCACATGGCCGCGTTCCTTTCGGCTCGCCTATTACGCTTCCTACTTCGATCTCGTCGAGATCGACAGCACGTTCTACGGCATCGTGGGTGCGCACGTGTGGGAGCGGTGGGTGGCGCAGGTGAGCGCCACCTTCACGTTTCACGTCAAAGCGCCGGGTGCTCTGACGATGCACGTTCGTGGGTTGTCGCGCGAGGAGCGCAGAGCGATGGGGCGCGCGTTTCTGGAAGGTCTACGGCCCGCCGTCGAACGCGGACAACTCGGGGTCATTTTGCTGCAATTCCCCCCGTGGTTTGGCGCGACGCCCAAGCATCGGATGACTGTGGAACGCGTGGTGGATTTTCTCCAGCCGCACCGGGTGGCCGTGGAATTCCGCGAGCGCAGTTGGTACGCTACCGAAGAACGCACGGATCAAACCTTGGCATGGTTGCAATCGATGGGGGCCGTGCACGTGATTTGTGACGAACCCGATGCGGGGCAAGCGTCGGTGCCCTATATTCCGCGCGCCACATCGGCGGACCTCGCCATTCTTCGTATGCATGGGCGGAACAAGGATACGTGGAATCTGAAAGGTCTCTCGTCTTCCAAGGAACGATTTGCCTATCGCTACACGGTCGACGAGCTGCGCGAACTCGAGCCGGATGTGCGAGCCTTGGACCAAGTGGTCCGTGAGGTGCACATCTTGATGAACAACAACTCCAACAACGACGCGGTCGTGAACGCGTTGGATTGGATGGACATTCTGCAGTTGGCGAGGCGAAGCAGGCCGCCCCTCGAACACGGGGAGCAACTCCCGCTTTGGAGAGATGAGACCGATGGAGGCCTGTCATGA
- the cls gene encoding cardiolipin synthase, which yields MPWLHIVYLLVFALDLVTAFVIIFVERHNAAVTWAWLMVLLFIPVGGFILYALFGQHVSRYRLARFRLRNAPWVKRLAERQHRQVESGHVAYREPVAERHLDLIALNLKTAYAVYTEDNRIDVFVRGVDKFESLFEDIRAAQDHVHLEYYIFRPDDLGRRLVQLLADKAREGVEVRLLYDAVGCAWTPASFFDPLLDAGGEVAAFFPSKIPYVNLRMNNRNHRKIAVIDGRVAYVGGFNVGDEYLGKDEKFGFWRDTHLRIEGSAILELQSIFLLDWNSSSKRPIEFSDRYFPRIEGRPGTTGMQIVASGPDTDWEQIRNTYIKMIYAAKESIYIQTPYFVPDDSLLTALKIASLSGVDVKVMLPGKPDHLFVFWASRFYLGDLLQAGVECYLYRDGFLHAKMVVADRELASVGTANIDIRSFKLNFEVNALLFDRDKSGHLADLFERDLVKCDRLTLEQYRARPRAERILESCARLLSPIL from the coding sequence ATGCCGTGGTTGCACATTGTGTACTTGCTCGTTTTTGCACTGGACCTCGTGACGGCCTTCGTCATCATTTTCGTCGAGCGTCATAATGCGGCCGTCACGTGGGCCTGGCTCATGGTTCTTTTGTTCATCCCCGTTGGGGGCTTCATTTTGTACGCGCTATTTGGGCAGCACGTCAGCCGGTACCGCTTGGCCCGCTTTCGTCTGCGCAACGCGCCCTGGGTGAAGCGGTTGGCCGAGCGACAGCATCGGCAAGTCGAGTCCGGCCATGTGGCGTATCGAGAGCCGGTCGCGGAACGACACCTGGATCTCATCGCGCTGAATCTGAAGACCGCGTATGCGGTCTATACCGAGGACAATCGCATCGACGTGTTCGTGCGCGGCGTGGACAAGTTTGAGTCGCTGTTCGAAGATATTCGGGCGGCCCAAGACCATGTCCATCTCGAATACTACATCTTTCGACCGGACGATCTCGGCCGGCGTCTCGTTCAACTGCTCGCCGACAAGGCGCGCGAGGGCGTCGAGGTCCGGCTGTTGTACGACGCCGTGGGCTGTGCCTGGACGCCCGCGTCGTTCTTCGATCCACTGCTCGACGCTGGTGGCGAAGTCGCCGCGTTCTTTCCCTCAAAAATCCCGTACGTCAACCTGCGCATGAACAACCGGAACCATCGGAAGATCGCCGTGATCGACGGCCGCGTCGCGTACGTCGGCGGATTCAACGTGGGCGACGAGTATCTCGGTAAGGACGAAAAGTTTGGATTTTGGAGGGATACGCACCTCCGCATCGAGGGCAGTGCGATTCTCGAGTTGCAGTCCATCTTTCTTCTGGACTGGAACTCCTCGTCGAAGCGCCCGATCGAGTTTTCCGATCGCTACTTTCCCCGCATCGAAGGCCGGCCTGGCACGACCGGCATGCAGATCGTTGCGAGCGGTCCGGACACGGACTGGGAACAGATTCGAAACACGTACATCAAGATGATCTATGCCGCCAAGGAGAGCATTTACATTCAGACGCCGTACTTTGTCCCCGATGACAGCCTGCTCACGGCGCTCAAAATCGCGAGTCTGTCCGGCGTCGATGTCAAGGTCATGCTGCCCGGCAAGCCGGATCACCTCTTTGTGTTCTGGGCTTCGAGGTTTTACCTCGGCGATCTCCTGCAAGCGGGCGTCGAGTGCTATCTTTACCGCGATGGGTTTCTGCATGCGAAGATGGTGGTGGCCGACCGGGAACTGGCGTCTGTCGGGACGGCCAACATCGACATTCGCAGCTTCAAGCTCAATTTCGAAGTCAATGCGCTTCTGTTCGATCGCGACAAAAGCGGTCACCTGGCCGACTTGTTCGAGCGGGATCTCGTGAAATGTGATAGATTGACGCTTGAGCAGTATCGCGCGAGGCCGAGAGCCGAGCGAATTCTGGAGAGCTGTGCGCGGCTCTTGTCCCCCATCTTGTAA
- the rpiA gene encoding ribose-5-phosphate isomerase RpiA, protein MEKKRTAGEEAAKRIQSGMKVGLGTGSTAYYTIVEVGRRVKEGLDIVAIPTSRDTERLARELGIPLTDFRSCPRLDLTIDGADAVTPDLQLIKGGGGALLREKLVASISDELIIVVDDSKLYDSLSGLVIPIEVVPFAWETTARRIENLGGRWTLRERDGEVFITDNHNYILDTVFDEVPDPAELARRLKLTTGVVESGLFIDMASEVAIGTDDGVIWRTKPGS, encoded by the coding sequence ATGGAGAAGAAGCGGACGGCGGGTGAAGAAGCCGCCAAGCGAATTCAATCCGGCATGAAGGTGGGCCTCGGGACGGGGTCGACCGCATACTACACGATTGTTGAGGTCGGCCGGCGCGTCAAGGAGGGGCTTGATATCGTCGCCATTCCCACCTCGCGAGATACGGAGCGGCTGGCCCGCGAGCTCGGAATTCCGCTCACGGACTTTCGCAGCTGCCCTCGCCTGGACTTGACCATCGACGGGGCGGACGCAGTGACCCCCGACCTCCAGCTGATCAAGGGCGGCGGTGGTGCTCTCTTGAGGGAAAAGTTGGTGGCCTCCATCTCCGACGAGCTGATCATTGTCGTGGACGACAGCAAGCTGTACGATTCGCTGTCCGGCCTGGTCATTCCCATTGAAGTGGTTCCGTTTGCGTGGGAGACGACCGCGCGGCGGATTGAGAACTTGGGCGGCCGCTGGACGCTGCGCGAGCGAGATGGCGAAGTGTTCATCACGGACAACCACAACTACATTCTGGACACCGTGTTCGACGAAGTGCCCGATCCGGCAGAGCTGGCCCGACGTCTCAAGTTGACGACCGGCGTTGTGGAGTCCGGGCTGTTCATCGACATGGCGAGCGAGGTCGCCATCGGGACGGACGATGGTGTCATTTGGCGGACGAAGCCAGGGAGTTGA
- the cax gene encoding calcium/proton exchanger, which produces MFISVAAVVLTAWSIVVHVWMPNPVMQFFVSAAAVIPLAAVMGRATEAIAARSGERLGGLLSATFGNAVELIIGVFSLKDGLIPLVKSSITGSIISNLLFVLGLSFFVGGLRHPIQKFNVRVARSHGSMLMLGIGVAFVVPTAFAYGRSNVSPVLSYGAAAVSLAVYLLGLYFSLFTHRDLFQAIQHEEEDVSTKRRPILADVALLAASTVVVSLESDWLVGSVRSIADHLGWSEVFIGVVVVAIIGNAAEHASAVWMAWKNRMDLSLEIAVGSTLQVAMFIAPVLFFIGAVMGVPFTFAFTWPEVVSMMAAVLLVVVLVMDGESNWLEGAMAFGAYVVLAAGFYSLPG; this is translated from the coding sequence ATGTTCATTTCCGTGGCTGCGGTGGTTCTAACCGCGTGGAGCATCGTCGTTCACGTGTGGATGCCAAACCCCGTGATGCAGTTTTTCGTTTCGGCTGCGGCAGTCATTCCGCTTGCCGCCGTCATGGGCCGGGCCACCGAGGCAATCGCCGCAAGATCTGGAGAGCGGTTGGGCGGTCTGCTTTCAGCGACTTTCGGCAACGCCGTCGAGCTCATCATCGGTGTGTTCTCCCTGAAGGACGGCCTCATTCCTCTGGTGAAGTCATCCATCACGGGTTCTATCATCAGCAACTTGCTCTTCGTCCTCGGCCTCTCGTTCTTCGTCGGTGGTTTGCGCCATCCGATTCAGAAGTTCAACGTGAGAGTGGCCCGCAGTCATGGCTCGATGCTGATGCTCGGCATCGGTGTGGCCTTTGTGGTTCCTACGGCGTTCGCGTACGGCCGGTCCAACGTCTCTCCCGTGCTGTCCTACGGTGCTGCGGCCGTGTCGCTCGCCGTCTATCTGCTCGGGCTATACTTCAGCCTGTTCACACATCGCGATCTGTTCCAGGCCATTCAGCATGAAGAGGAGGACGTGAGCACCAAGCGCCGGCCGATCCTGGCGGACGTCGCCCTGCTTGCGGCTTCGACCGTCGTTGTCAGTCTCGAGAGCGACTGGCTCGTGGGCTCGGTGCGGTCCATCGCGGATCACCTTGGCTGGAGCGAGGTGTTCATCGGCGTCGTGGTGGTGGCCATCATCGGAAACGCCGCGGAACACGCATCGGCGGTGTGGATGGCGTGGAAAAACCGCATGGACCTCTCGCTCGAAATTGCCGTGGGCAGCACGCTTCAGGTCGCCATGTTCATCGCACCCGTGCTGTTCTTCATCGGCGCCGTGATGGGCGTGCCGTTCACCTTTGCGTTCACGTGGCCTGAAGTCGTGAGCATGATGGCGGCGGTCTTGCTGGTCGTGGTTCTCGTCATGGACGGGGAATCGAATTGGCTGGAAGGAGCCATGGCGTTTGGCGCTTATGTGGTGTTGGCGGCCGGGTTTTACAGCTTACCGGGGTGA
- a CDS encoding glycosyltransferase: protein MDVSLIIPTYNEKDNIHPLVERIHRAMGSLGIAYEIWFVDDSTDDTVAVLRDLERADPAVHVFHREHERGLASAVVRGFERAKGRFLVVMDADLQHPPELLPAIYERLSSGIDVVIPSRFVEGGSDGGLGPMRKLISWTARIIGQLALHRLRKISDCTSGFFGLRRDVIEGVELNPIGWKILIEVLVKGHYRSVHEIAYEFLARDFGESKMSLKEQWNYFRHLVRLVSQSPKDRRFFLFCLIGLSGVVVNETVLTILWYGLHLRDTVASVVASCVAMLNNYIWNDRVTWRSESSGRGWGRKLPVFVGISLVGVAMTTLVMRFCERFGVPVPIGQALGIVVSTVWSYWMNSRVTWRNIERESRQEGIVVTRESVQEALVRAKTGV, encoded by the coding sequence GTGGACGTCAGTTTGATCATCCCCACGTATAACGAGAAAGACAACATTCATCCCTTGGTCGAGCGGATCCATCGCGCGATGGGTTCGCTGGGGATTGCGTATGAGATCTGGTTCGTGGACGATAGCACGGATGATACGGTGGCCGTACTCCGAGACCTCGAAAGAGCCGATCCCGCCGTGCACGTGTTTCACCGGGAGCACGAGCGGGGTCTCGCAAGCGCCGTCGTGCGCGGCTTTGAACGAGCGAAGGGCCGCTTCCTGGTCGTGATGGACGCCGACCTTCAACACCCGCCCGAGCTGTTGCCGGCCATCTATGAACGGCTGTCGTCCGGGATCGACGTCGTCATCCCAAGCCGCTTTGTCGAGGGAGGTTCGGACGGCGGGCTTGGGCCGATGCGAAAGCTCATCTCGTGGACGGCGCGGATCATTGGGCAGCTGGCCCTCCATCGCCTGCGCAAGATTTCCGACTGCACGAGCGGTTTCTTCGGGCTGCGCCGCGACGTGATCGAAGGCGTGGAATTGAACCCCATTGGATGGAAAATTCTCATCGAGGTATTGGTGAAGGGGCATTATCGGAGCGTTCACGAGATCGCCTACGAGTTCTTGGCGCGCGACTTCGGCGAATCGAAGATGAGCCTGAAGGAGCAGTGGAACTACTTTCGGCACCTGGTTCGCCTGGTCAGTCAGAGCCCCAAAGACCGGCGCTTCTTTCTGTTCTGCCTCATTGGCCTCTCAGGTGTGGTCGTGAACGAAACGGTGCTGACGATTTTGTGGTATGGACTTCATCTTCGGGACACCGTGGCATCCGTCGTCGCGTCGTGCGTCGCCATGTTGAATAACTATATCTGGAACGATCGCGTCACGTGGAGGTCCGAGTCGTCTGGCCGTGGTTGGGGGCGGAAACTGCCCGTGTTCGTCGGGATCTCGCTGGTCGGCGTCGCCATGACGACCTTGGTCATGCGATTTTGCGAGCGGTTCGGCGTCCCGGTGCCCATTGGCCAGGCGCTCGGCATCGTGGTGTCGACGGTCTGGTCCTATTGGATGAACAGCCGCGTGACCTGGCGCAACATCGAGCGCGAATCGCGCCAAGAGGGGATTGTGGTCACTCGAGAGTCGGTGCAGGAAGCGCTGGTGCGCGCGAAAACGGGCGTGTGA